A genome region from Alkalimarinus coralli includes the following:
- a CDS encoding sulfite exporter TauE/SafE family protein — protein MEIILEQCMLFLISLLANGLSALAGGGAGLLQLPALLFLGLAFGTALATHKIASVALGVGATFRHLKEKGIDPRFAGFILLTGLPGVVLGALIILAVPDAVARLILGIFTAGLGIYSWRSPKLGLNADVKHRDLTGWIIGGAGLFFIGFLNGSITSGTGLFVTIWLVVWFGFDYQRAVTYTLILVGLFWNGFGAITLAMQTDVKWEWIPALIAGALLGGYFGAHLSIAKGSRLVKRCFESVTVAVGISLIVDGLL, from the coding sequence ATGGAAATTATCTTAGAGCAGTGCATGCTGTTCCTGATCTCACTGTTGGCAAATGGGCTAAGTGCGCTTGCAGGTGGCGGCGCGGGTCTATTGCAGTTACCCGCCTTGCTATTTTTAGGGTTGGCTTTTGGCACGGCCTTGGCCACGCATAAAATTGCCAGTGTGGCTTTGGGGGTGGGGGCGACTTTCAGGCACTTGAAAGAAAAAGGAATTGATCCGCGATTTGCTGGTTTTATATTACTGACAGGTCTACCTGGCGTTGTACTTGGGGCGTTGATTATTTTGGCTGTGCCAGACGCTGTTGCGAGACTGATTTTAGGTATTTTTACGGCAGGATTGGGAATCTATTCATGGCGCTCACCAAAACTTGGTCTAAACGCAGATGTTAAGCATCGAGATCTCACTGGTTGGATTATTGGTGGCGCAGGGCTTTTCTTTATTGGTTTTTTAAATGGTTCTATTACATCGGGAACCGGGTTATTTGTGACTATCTGGTTGGTTGTCTGGTTCGGTTTTGACTATCAGCGGGCGGTCACCTATACGCTCATTTTGGTGGGGCTATTTTGGAATGGCTTTGGTGCAATAACGCTGGCGATGCAGACCGATGTAAAGTGGGAGTGGATTCCTGCCTTAATAGCCGGGGCTTTGCTCGGGGGCTATTTCGGGGCTCACTTATCGATAGCAAAAGGGAGTCGACTGGTTAAACGGTGCTTTGAAAGCGTCACCGTTGCGGTAGGTATCTCGTTAATTGTGGATGGGCTTCTCTAA
- the trhP gene encoding prephenate-dependent tRNA uridine(34) hydroxylase TrhP, translated as MPSTPKPELLAPAGTLKNMKYAFAYGADAVYAGQPRYSLRVRENDFNLEKLEQGINLAHELGKKFYVVSNIAPHNSKIDTYIKDIEPVIAMKPDAIIMSDPGLIMMVRDKWPEQTIHLSVQANAVNYASVNFWQRQGIERVILSRELSLDEIAEIREKCPDMELEVFVHGALCMAYSGRCLLSGYINKRDPNQGTCTNACRWKYQAHEATEDEAGNVIPVAELESANAQTGGTEQWTPEQNAPTLGEGETTDQVFLLQEPGRPDQLMPAYEDEHGTYIMNSKDLRAVQHVQRFTEMGIHSLKIEGRTKSYYYVARTTQVYRQAIDDAAAGKAFNMELMDDLEKLAQRGYTEGFYRRHVHDEYQNYEQGNSVSSKQLFAGEIIDVDLGNKLMTVEVKNRFSVGDSIELMTPTGNTTFTLESIINRKNQPVDVAPGSGHQMKIPLPEGAPEDLTYALLMRNL; from the coding sequence ATGCCCTCGACACCCAAACCCGAATTATTAGCTCCCGCAGGCACCCTGAAAAACATGAAGTACGCCTTCGCTTATGGAGCCGATGCGGTTTATGCCGGTCAGCCGCGATACAGCCTACGAGTGAGGGAAAACGATTTTAATCTGGAGAAGCTGGAACAAGGCATCAACCTGGCACATGAACTTGGCAAAAAGTTCTATGTGGTCAGTAATATCGCGCCACACAACAGCAAGATCGATACCTACATAAAAGATATTGAACCGGTTATCGCAATGAAGCCAGACGCTATTATTATGTCTGACCCGGGCCTCATTATGATGGTTAGAGACAAATGGCCAGAACAAACCATTCATCTGTCGGTACAAGCAAATGCGGTCAACTATGCATCAGTTAACTTCTGGCAGCGCCAAGGCATCGAGCGGGTTATCCTGTCGCGCGAGCTTTCACTGGATGAAATTGCCGAAATCCGTGAGAAGTGCCCCGACATGGAGCTGGAGGTGTTTGTTCATGGTGCGTTATGCATGGCCTACTCAGGTCGCTGCCTTCTATCAGGCTACATCAACAAACGTGATCCAAACCAAGGCACCTGCACAAATGCCTGCCGCTGGAAGTATCAAGCCCACGAAGCGACAGAAGATGAGGCTGGCAACGTTATACCGGTAGCGGAGCTTGAATCAGCAAACGCGCAAACAGGTGGCACCGAGCAGTGGACGCCTGAACAAAACGCGCCAACCCTGGGTGAAGGAGAAACCACCGATCAGGTCTTCCTGCTGCAAGAGCCTGGCCGTCCAGACCAGTTGATGCCCGCTTATGAAGATGAGCATGGCACCTATATCATGAACTCCAAAGACCTCAGAGCCGTGCAGCATGTGCAGCGGTTTACCGAAATGGGCATCCACTCACTGAAAATAGAAGGCCGCACCAAGTCCTATTATTATGTTGCTCGTACCACCCAGGTTTACCGGCAAGCGATTGACGACGCAGCAGCAGGCAAAGCGTTCAATATGGAGCTGATGGATGACCTCGAAAAACTGGCTCAACGAGGCTATACCGAAGGTTTTTATCGCCGTCACGTTCATGATGAGTATCAGAACTATGAACAGGGCAACTCGGTATCAAGCAAACAGTTGTTTGCCGGTGAAATTATTGATGTCGATCTCGGCAATAAACTGATGACCGTTGAAGTTAAGAACCGGTTTTCAGTCGGAGATTCAATTGAGCTGATGACCCCCACAGGCAACACGACATTCACTCTTGAGTCGATAATCAACCGCAAAAATCAGCCAGTAGACGTCGCGCCAGGTTCAGGCCACCAGATGAAGATCCCGCTTCCAGAGGGAGCCCCTGAAGACCTGACCTACGCACTGTTAATGAGAAATTTATAA
- a CDS encoding response regulator transcription factor, producing the protein MFGDKDAEFISKFIANNVEGKEKRSVVSLLNSLNQRILINKVNYQIFQKDTVTGEYSCLEYIYQKSSGLFAFAQFKEQDWNTEQTNTHCLSCQKITQSLMHANVSRYVIHEHPDGLQAIKVDLPDQLTGLRAVYSLQFSMSGHKVESSDKLILRCLLPVLFYAARQVRADMNGEDILTNREIAVLEWVKQGKSTWDISQVLSITERTVNFHVKNIYRKLGVVSRAQAVAVAIDLGLIESFVVRGDSVSIE; encoded by the coding sequence GTGTTTGGTGACAAGGATGCGGAGTTCATCTCAAAATTTATTGCGAATAACGTTGAGGGTAAAGAGAAACGTAGTGTCGTCAGTTTACTTAATTCGCTTAACCAGCGAATTTTAATAAACAAGGTCAATTATCAGATATTTCAAAAAGATACTGTAACAGGGGAGTATTCTTGCCTTGAGTATATTTATCAGAAATCGTCGGGTCTTTTTGCTTTTGCTCAGTTCAAAGAACAAGATTGGAATACCGAGCAAACAAATACTCACTGTTTGAGCTGTCAAAAAATAACTCAGAGCCTGATGCACGCCAATGTGTCACGTTATGTAATACATGAGCACCCTGATGGCTTACAGGCTATTAAGGTTGATTTACCTGACCAGCTTACAGGTTTAAGAGCGGTCTATTCCTTACAGTTTTCAATGTCGGGGCATAAAGTAGAATCTTCTGACAAGTTGATTCTACGGTGTCTACTACCTGTGCTGTTTTATGCCGCAAGGCAGGTTCGGGCTGATATGAACGGTGAAGACATTCTGACTAATCGAGAAATTGCCGTCTTAGAGTGGGTTAAGCAAGGTAAAAGTACCTGGGATATTAGTCAGGTATTAAGCATTACAGAGCGAACCGTTAACTTTCATGTGAAGAATATTTATAGGAAGCTAGGGGTGGTTAGTAGAGCCCAGGCAGTGGCAGTGGCGATTGATCTTGGCTTGATCGAGTCATTTGTAGTGAGGGGGGATTCAGTGAGTATAGAGTAG
- a CDS encoding insulinase family protein: MSTQNKRTLARYALTRGCLFLSLLLSTALLSACNEKTNLTPPPSATNDVSNSPVDTPPQDNRSYVSFELPNRLKVILVSDPSAERAAAALAVGVGSSNDPGDSPGLAHFVEHMLFLGSERYPEPHGFQQFMSQSGGTFNAFTSADQTNFFFEVGAGNLPSALDRFSQFFIAPTFNEKYVDSELKVVDAEYQMLKENEGWAGVSLMKRAINPAHPFSRFEVGNRESLAGDNSNSLRERAMNFYQSNYSANNMTLVVLGKEPVSQLKVMVEKNFSRIKRADNKEQDRPPSLFTASKHPQLLVMGLKNPLPQMMLSFSVPPFFTHYKVKPEEFIANLLNENHDAGLGARLKEKGWINGVLTGSRLSAKHYATFDIQFALTEEGLKHYNEVIRATFEYLRIIKNVGIAERRYRHQQQISSEKFRLQEPDPAIVYVAELASNLQTYPVKDVYTGPRLMEKYDASIISEYLDYITPENAIVSLSGTGQTLSRTDEWSGLQYSLSPISVAMVDRWKEPGAVTGLSLPEVQAESRVVSIEIPLVEGSSESQIQASGPEVIEQSKGFTWWHRVDDKFLVPKTDTFLKLESPAIEASPKTTATKGVYAMMITEALLPLSSQFREAGVLYDIRPTTQGISLSLSGKTQPQSVLLDQVLKVIIDAQLTEQNFSIAKQNLTSMYQRYYQSQPIDKVMNAITTTLDPLTWELDSLASELELITLDDVRTFQAGFLSQLNVTGLTHGNLNKNQALQLSRQVKSALDTAKTGAAMPSYRVVNLSPGEGWLRTLNGDSTNTAVVLYNQLSDNTPSNSASMRLLGYLLQSELFNTLRTEHSMGYIVGAAPMPVFNVDGLAIFAQSPNQSAEEIQMELAAELKGMEARVSAMSDRDFKQAKVALLSFLMQEPNMKARSDAYWAGIMLKQPAFLQKDQLVEALEHLNKDEFLAFCNRFLPEDTRSELVIYSQPHTKSMSTLNKFKIISELSSFRRSANYVTK; this comes from the coding sequence ATGAGTACCCAAAATAAAAGGACTTTGGCCCGCTACGCATTAACTAGAGGTTGTCTTTTTCTCTCGTTATTATTGAGCACTGCTTTATTAAGTGCTTGCAATGAAAAAACAAACCTAACGCCCCCTCCTTCAGCCACGAATGACGTTAGTAATAGTCCGGTTGACACTCCTCCCCAAGACAACCGAAGCTATGTTAGTTTTGAATTGCCAAATCGACTTAAGGTGATTCTAGTTTCCGATCCTTCTGCCGAACGTGCAGCCGCCGCATTGGCTGTTGGCGTTGGCAGCTCGAATGACCCCGGTGACTCGCCGGGTTTGGCTCATTTTGTTGAGCACATGCTGTTTTTAGGCTCGGAAAGATATCCAGAACCTCATGGCTTTCAGCAGTTCATGTCACAGTCTGGTGGCACCTTCAATGCCTTTACTTCTGCTGATCAGACCAATTTCTTTTTTGAAGTCGGGGCTGGTAATTTACCTTCTGCATTAGATCGTTTCTCACAGTTTTTCATTGCGCCAACGTTTAATGAAAAATATGTTGATAGTGAGTTAAAAGTGGTCGATGCAGAATATCAAATGCTAAAAGAAAACGAGGGTTGGGCGGGGGTGTCACTGATGAAGCGCGCGATAAACCCAGCGCATCCATTTTCGCGATTTGAGGTGGGTAACCGTGAGTCGTTGGCAGGCGATAACAGTAACTCGCTCAGGGAACGAGCGATGAACTTTTACCAGTCCAACTACAGCGCAAATAATATGACGCTGGTGGTATTAGGAAAAGAGCCTGTGTCCCAACTAAAAGTGATGGTGGAGAAAAACTTTAGTCGCATCAAGCGTGCTGATAATAAGGAACAAGACAGACCCCCTTCGTTATTTACAGCATCAAAGCATCCGCAACTGCTGGTTATGGGCCTCAAAAACCCTCTTCCACAAATGATGTTGTCATTTTCTGTGCCGCCTTTTTTTACGCATTATAAAGTAAAACCCGAAGAATTTATCGCGAATCTGCTGAACGAAAATCATGATGCTGGGCTTGGCGCGCGATTAAAGGAAAAGGGGTGGATTAATGGTGTGCTGACAGGCAGCCGTTTAAGTGCCAAGCACTATGCTACCTTTGATATTCAATTTGCGTTAACTGAAGAGGGATTGAAGCATTATAACGAAGTAATACGTGCAACCTTTGAATATTTACGCATCATAAAAAATGTGGGGATTGCTGAGCGTCGTTACCGCCATCAACAGCAGATTTCGTCGGAAAAGTTTCGTCTTCAGGAGCCGGATCCAGCTATTGTGTATGTGGCTGAGCTGGCCAGTAACCTACAAACTTACCCTGTAAAAGACGTTTATACCGGGCCGAGACTGATGGAGAAGTATGATGCATCTATAATCAGCGAATACCTGGATTATATAACGCCTGAAAACGCGATTGTTTCGTTAAGTGGTACGGGGCAGACTTTAAGTAGAACAGATGAATGGTCAGGGCTACAATACAGCCTTTCCCCTATAAGTGTTGCAATGGTCGATAGGTGGAAAGAGCCAGGCGCGGTTACTGGCTTATCTTTGCCAGAAGTACAGGCAGAATCACGCGTTGTCAGCATAGAAATCCCGTTAGTTGAAGGCAGTAGTGAGTCTCAGATACAAGCATCTGGGCCTGAGGTTATTGAACAGTCGAAAGGGTTTACCTGGTGGCATCGAGTAGATGACAAATTCTTAGTGCCTAAAACAGATACATTTCTAAAGCTTGAGTCGCCAGCGATAGAGGCTAGCCCTAAAACGACTGCCACGAAAGGGGTATATGCGATGATGATTACCGAAGCGCTTTTGCCCTTATCTAGCCAATTTCGTGAGGCGGGCGTTTTGTATGATATTCGCCCGACAACACAGGGAATTTCCCTTTCTCTTTCCGGTAAAACGCAACCCCAATCAGTGCTATTGGATCAAGTTTTGAAGGTCATTATTGATGCTCAGCTTACCGAGCAAAACTTCTCTATTGCTAAACAAAACCTGACATCCATGTACCAACGGTACTATCAAAGCCAACCCATTGATAAGGTGATGAATGCGATTACTACGACATTAGACCCCCTGACCTGGGAGCTTGACTCTCTAGCGTCTGAATTGGAACTGATTACGCTTGATGATGTTCGTACGTTCCAAGCGGGTTTTCTATCCCAGCTAAATGTAACCGGGTTAACTCATGGAAACTTAAATAAAAATCAGGCGCTGCAGTTATCTCGACAGGTGAAAAGTGCACTGGATACGGCTAAAACCGGAGCCGCTATGCCGTCTTATAGAGTGGTAAATCTTTCACCGGGTGAGGGTTGGTTAAGAACGCTTAATGGAGATAGCACTAATACTGCCGTTGTACTTTACAATCAGCTGTCAGATAACACGCCGAGCAATTCGGCGTCTATGCGTTTATTGGGGTATTTGTTGCAGTCTGAGCTATTCAATACGCTACGTACTGAACACTCAATGGGGTATATTGTAGGGGCTGCTCCCATGCCTGTTTTTAATGTGGATGGTTTGGCTATTTTTGCTCAGTCACCAAACCAGTCTGCGGAAGAGATTCAAATGGAGTTAGCAGCCGAACTAAAAGGGATGGAAGCGCGAGTTTCAGCCATGAGTGATCGCGACTTTAAGCAAGCTAAAGTTGCCCTGCTTTCATTCTTAATGCAAGAGCCGAATATGAAGGCTCGTTCCGACGCTTATTGGGCTGGGATAATGCTAAAACAGCCTGCTTTTTTACAGAAAGATCAATTAGTTGAAGCGTTAGAGCATTTAAACAAAGACGAGTTCCTGGCATTCTGTAACAGGTTCTTGCCGGAAGACACGAGAAGCGAGTTGGTCATATATTCCCAACCCCACACAAAAAGTATGAGCACACTGAATAAATTTAAAATAATCAGTGAGTTATCCTCTTTTAGAAGAAGTGCCAACTATGTCACTAAGTAG
- a CDS encoding exodeoxyribonuclease III yields the protein MRVVSISVNGLKQAAENGFFEWMKELDADVVCVQDLLAKAYEFDDEIFHPEGYEAYFIDGENPEDGGVGIYSRHFPKAIMYGFAYEPADRQGRFIQADFDNVSVAAMLAPCALGDDDKQAEKDGFMNAFMEHLQKTLRKRRQFIFCANMQTAHLVTDASSKYHKMEVSGFLPHERAWFDEVFDSLDYIDAFREVNKGKKQYTWWPEWAKGWRKQAGWRTDYQIVTPGLRNAILDGYIDSATRFSDHAPVIMDYDIEM from the coding sequence ATGCGTGTAGTATCGATTAGTGTTAACGGTCTTAAACAGGCCGCTGAAAATGGCTTTTTCGAATGGATGAAAGAGTTGGATGCTGATGTTGTGTGTGTTCAAGACCTCTTGGCGAAAGCCTATGAGTTTGATGATGAAATCTTCCACCCTGAGGGTTACGAGGCCTATTTCATTGATGGCGAAAACCCGGAAGATGGTGGCGTAGGCATCTACTCCAGGCATTTCCCGAAGGCCATTATGTATGGTTTTGCGTATGAACCCGCAGACCGCCAAGGACGTTTTATTCAAGCAGATTTTGACAATGTCAGTGTTGCTGCAATGTTGGCGCCTTGCGCACTGGGAGATGATGATAAGCAGGCTGAAAAAGATGGTTTCATGAATGCATTCATGGAGCATTTGCAGAAAACACTTCGTAAGCGCAGACAGTTTATCTTCTGTGCCAATATGCAGACAGCTCACCTGGTAACTGATGCAAGTAGCAAATACCACAAGATGGAAGTGTCCGGCTTTTTGCCCCATGAAAGAGCGTGGTTTGATGAAGTTTTTGACTCGCTGGATTATATCGACGCATTTCGTGAAGTGAACAAAGGGAAAAAGCAGTATACCTGGTGGCCGGAATGGGCCAAAGGCTGGAGAAAGCAGGCTGGCTGGCGAACAGATTATCAGATCGTCACCCCTGGGCTACGCAACGCGATTCTCGATGGCTATATTGATTCAGCAACCCGTTTTTCTGATCATGCGCCAGTCATTATGGATTATGATATCGAAATGTAG
- the pyrE gene encoding orotate phosphoribosyltransferase: MQEYQREFIEFAIKQNVLKFGEFTLKSGRTSPYFFNAGLFNSGQALAQLGKFYASALKDSGINYDVLFGPAYKGIPLASATAIALADQHNIDTPYAFNRKEAKAHGEGGTIVGAELKGKIMIIDDVITAGTAIREVIDIIRQAGAEPAGVLIALNRQEKGNGELSAIQEVERDYGIPVASIVDLNQVLEYLKQDPAMAQYAESVAAYRKEYGVA, translated from the coding sequence ATGCAAGAGTATCAACGCGAGTTTATCGAATTTGCCATCAAACAGAACGTTTTGAAATTCGGGGAGTTCACCCTTAAATCTGGCCGTACCAGCCCCTATTTTTTTAATGCAGGTCTGTTCAACTCCGGGCAGGCGTTGGCCCAGTTAGGTAAATTTTACGCATCCGCACTCAAAGACAGCGGCATTAATTACGATGTGCTCTTCGGCCCTGCTTACAAAGGCATTCCCTTGGCATCGGCAACGGCAATAGCCCTGGCAGATCAGCATAATATCGACACGCCTTATGCTTTTAACCGAAAAGAAGCAAAAGCACACGGAGAAGGCGGCACCATTGTAGGGGCAGAGCTTAAAGGCAAAATAATGATCATTGATGACGTGATTACTGCCGGCACGGCAATTAGAGAAGTTATTGACATCATACGCCAGGCAGGCGCTGAGCCAGCGGGCGTTCTGATTGCTCTTAACCGTCAGGAAAAAGGAAATGGCGAGCTATCAGCCATCCAGGAAGTAGAAAGAGACTACGGCATTCCAGTCGCCAGTATCGTCGACCTCAATCAGGTATTGGAATATCTCAAACAAGACCCGGCGATGGCCCAATATGCGGAAAGTGTTGCCGCCTACCGTAAAGAGTATGGTGTAGCATAA